One region of Desulfobacterales bacterium genomic DNA includes:
- the lpxK gene encoding tetraacyldisaccharide 4'-kinase, whose translation MSPLIRRITSAMKSNQAARTFSFETILWGLSLVYGGLARLRSAAFEFRPAKLKQLPCVVISIGNITVGGTGKTPMVIYLARLVRSLGYRVAIVSRGYKGNLEKTGGIVSDGQKTLVTPEASGDEPFMIANALTDIPVVVGQNRFMAGTRAIAAFSPEVIILDDAFQHLQLRRDINLLLVDQTRPFGNRHLLPRGPLREPVSAIGRADVIVETRCRPKSPSAPELLHAVNRYAAQKPVFRAQLEPVIENLIGMGKTATAETFLKTAGAARTLLRGKRVFAFSGVADNPGFHHSLTELGCTVAATAAFPDHHWFSADDVAALQHQARDVKAELIVTTQKDICRINGLTQWPANLVVLGIEHDFGAHKTAFHDLIRRRLFDLIGKSCANSGLTIFSGRVI comes from the coding sequence GTGTCACCTCTTATTCGCAGAATCACATCGGCCATGAAAAGCAACCAGGCCGCTCGAACCTTTTCCTTCGAAACGATTCTGTGGGGACTCTCCCTGGTTTACGGCGGGCTCGCGCGCCTCAGATCAGCGGCATTCGAGTTTCGGCCGGCCAAACTAAAACAGCTGCCCTGTGTCGTTATTTCGATCGGCAATATCACGGTGGGCGGCACCGGTAAGACCCCGATGGTCATCTATCTGGCACGGCTGGTCCGATCCCTCGGTTATCGGGTGGCGATTGTCAGCCGGGGCTACAAGGGCAATCTCGAAAAAACGGGCGGCATTGTGAGCGATGGTCAAAAAACCCTTGTCACGCCTGAAGCATCTGGTGATGAGCCCTTCATGATCGCAAATGCGTTAACCGATATTCCCGTGGTGGTGGGGCAAAACCGGTTTATGGCGGGAACCCGGGCTATCGCCGCCTTTTCTCCAGAGGTCATTATTCTGGATGATGCCTTTCAACACCTTCAGTTGAGGCGGGACATCAACTTGCTTTTAGTGGATCAGACCCGCCCCTTTGGAAATCGCCATCTGTTGCCGCGCGGCCCCTTACGAGAACCCGTGTCCGCTATCGGCCGGGCGGATGTCATTGTGGAAACCCGATGCCGACCGAAAAGTCCTTCGGCGCCGGAACTGCTTCATGCCGTCAACCGATACGCCGCTCAAAAACCGGTTTTTCGGGCGCAACTCGAACCCGTCATCGAGAATCTCATTGGGATGGGAAAAACCGCGACAGCGGAAACTTTCCTAAAAACCGCCGGCGCCGCCCGCACCTTACTTCGGGGAAAGCGCGTGTTCGCCTTTTCAGGGGTTGCGGATAACCCCGGGTTTCATCACAGCTTAACCGAACTGGGGTGCACGGTGGCCGCAACGGCAGCCTTTCCGGACCATCATTGGTTCAGCGCGGATGACGTGGCCGCGCTTCAGCACCAAGCCCGCGATGTAAAAGCGGAGCTCATCGTAACGACACAGAAGGATATCTGCAGAATCAACGGCCTCACCCAATGGCCGGCGAATCTGGTGGTATTGGGAATCGAGCACGATTTTGGTGCGCACAAAACCGCATTTCATGATCTGATCAGAAGGAGGCTCTTTGATTTAATCGGCAAATCATGCGCCAATTCCGGCTTGACAATATTCAGCGGCCGCGTGATATAA
- a CDS encoding 3-deoxy-D-manno-octulosonic acid transferase, with the protein MVIIYNALLFLAVLIALPVILPAVLCSEKRRKTVLPRLGVAPSQPLPRGKTGTLKSEKPIWVHALSVGEVLSATPLLSGLTQQYPGRPVLLTVSTLTGYRIARERLHSITSAIRFFPYDLPFSIKRALHLVDPAMVLMVETDIWPNFMNELKKRNIPAFLVNARLSARAYRNYKRFSFFFGPVFSAFTYICTQSEMDAERFSGLGIARHRIVMAGNLKFDQNRPVLTPEQLIARRQSLAINPAQPVIVAGSTHEGEEEILLGAFCRLKTQWPSLVMMVAPRDPKRAASVTQLAKSAHLKAFTMTALEDNPSNQSVDVIIVDRLGLLRDFYALADVAFVGGSLVACSGHNPLEPAAWAKPILFGPDMRDFMSISTALESAGGAVTVQNAEAFYRNVNALLSNPEKAHAMGKISLSIFQSNGGAVKKMLSLTAPFLPHDDQQE; encoded by the coding sequence ATGGTTATTATTTACAATGCATTGTTATTTCTTGCCGTCCTCATCGCGCTGCCGGTTATTTTGCCGGCTGTTCTCTGTTCTGAAAAACGGAGAAAAACCGTTTTGCCCCGGCTGGGGGTTGCCCCATCCCAACCGCTTCCACGCGGGAAAACAGGCACATTAAAATCGGAAAAACCGATATGGGTTCACGCCTTGTCCGTGGGGGAAGTCCTGTCCGCCACACCGCTTCTTTCCGGATTAACGCAGCAATATCCCGGCCGGCCGGTGCTTCTGACGGTATCCACCCTGACGGGGTATCGAATCGCCCGGGAACGGTTGCATTCCATAACGTCCGCCATTCGCTTTTTTCCTTATGATCTTCCTTTTTCAATCAAAAGGGCGCTTCATCTTGTTGATCCGGCGATGGTGCTGATGGTTGAAACGGATATTTGGCCCAACTTCATGAACGAATTAAAAAAGCGCAACATTCCGGCTTTTTTGGTAAATGCCAGGCTCTCTGCACGTGCTTATCGCAATTATAAACGTTTTTCGTTTTTTTTCGGACCTGTTTTTTCGGCCTTCACCTATATTTGTACTCAATCCGAAATGGACGCCGAGCGATTCAGCGGGCTGGGGATTGCACGACACCGGATTGTCATGGCCGGCAATTTGAAATTCGACCAGAACCGGCCCGTGCTGACGCCAGAGCAGCTCATTGCACGCCGCCAATCACTTGCCATCAACCCGGCTCAACCCGTGATCGTAGCAGGCAGCACGCATGAAGGCGAAGAAGAAATTTTACTCGGCGCGTTTTGCCGTCTAAAAACCCAATGGCCTTCGCTCGTGATGATGGTAGCACCCAGAGACCCGAAACGCGCGGCGTCCGTTACGCAACTGGCTAAGTCCGCTCATTTGAAGGCATTTACCATGACGGCGCTGGAAGATAACCCGAGCAATCAATCCGTGGATGTCATCATCGTCGATCGGCTCGGCCTGTTACGCGACTTTTACGCCCTGGCCGATGTCGCCTTTGTGGGCGGAAGCCTGGTCGCGTGCAGCGGGCATAATCCCCTGGAGCCCGCGGCATGGGCCAAACCGATCCTGTTCGGACCGGATATGAGAGATTTCATGAGCATTTCGACCGCGCTTGAATCCGCCGGCGGCGCTGTAACGGTTCAAAATGCCGAGGCATTTTATCGTAACGTGAATGCCCTGCTCTCTAACCCCGAAAAAGCCCATGCCATGGGGAAAATTTCTTTATCGATATTTCAATCGAACGGCGGCGCCGTGAAAAAGATGTTATCCTTGACGGCCCCTTTCCTTCCTCACGATGACCAGCAGGAGTAA
- the lptG gene encoding LPS export ABC transporter permease LptG produces the protein MNILHKYLIREIVKYFSMIMVMVVCVYMIVDFFERVDNFMEAGAPLAATFRFLAFKIPFIIAQILPVGVLLSILITLGLMNKKNELVALRSSGIGIYTLFKPIALIGLGSGLLLFFFSEGIVPTTMAKANDIYLREVKKVSAMATRENNIWIKGKQSITHITHYNPVDNAVFGVTLHQFDDQFKLIRRIDAVKGVFKNGEWVLDTVMEQRINTKPHALEVNFHSQKTEPVDLVPEDLSQVAKKSEEMSFDELRNYIRDIEAEGYDAGNYRVDLHAKTALPFACLIMSMVGSGIAVRRAFKERLSLIIAWGIAIIFLYWVVFSFCISLGYGGILLPVISAWLTNLVFLCLGGIALLNAD, from the coding sequence ATGAACATCCTTCATAAATATCTGATACGAGAAATTGTCAAATACTTCAGCATGATCATGGTCATGGTTGTCTGCGTGTACATGATTGTCGATTTCTTTGAACGAGTGGATAATTTTATGGAAGCGGGCGCACCCCTGGCCGCCACCTTTCGATTTCTTGCTTTCAAAATCCCGTTTATCATCGCCCAAATATTGCCGGTCGGCGTCCTGTTGTCCATTCTGATTACCTTGGGACTGATGAACAAAAAAAATGAGCTCGTCGCCTTAAGAAGCAGCGGCATTGGCATTTATACGCTTTTTAAGCCGATCGCCCTCATCGGTCTGGGCAGCGGTCTGCTCCTGTTTTTTTTCTCAGAAGGGATTGTCCCCACGACCATGGCCAAAGCAAACGATATTTATTTGAGGGAGGTTAAAAAGGTCTCCGCTATGGCCACGCGGGAAAATAATATCTGGATCAAAGGGAAACAAAGCATCACCCATATCACCCATTATAATCCGGTGGACAATGCCGTCTTCGGCGTTACGCTCCATCAATTCGATGACCAGTTCAAGCTGATTCGGCGAATCGATGCCGTAAAAGGTGTTTTTAAAAACGGGGAATGGGTGTTGGACACGGTCATGGAACAACGGATCAACACGAAGCCCCATGCCCTTGAAGTTAACTTTCATTCCCAAAAAACCGAGCCGGTGGATCTGGTGCCGGAGGATTTAAGCCAGGTGGCGAAAAAGTCGGAAGAAATGAGTTTCGATGAGCTTCGCAATTATATCCGCGACATCGAGGCCGAAGGGTATGACGCCGGGAATTATCGTGTGGATCTTCACGCAAAAACGGCATTGCCTTTTGCCTGTCTGATCATGTCCATGGTAGGCAGCGGTATTGCCGTGCGCAGGGCTTTCAAGGAACGCCTGTCCCTGATCATTGCCTGGGGCATCGCTATCATCTTTCTATACTGGGTGGTCTTTAGTTTTTGTATCTCTCTAGGATACGGGGGCATTCTTCTCCCGGTCATATCGGCCTGGCTGACCAACCTGGTTTTCCTCTGCTTGGGCGGTATCGCCTTGTTAAATGCGGATTGA
- the lptF gene encoding LPS export ABC transporter permease LptF — protein sequence MKINSVVNRYIFKELFAPFLLSVVFLLFIFLMTTLLRITDLVVNYHVGFITVVRMIFYSIPSFLEFIIPMSTMIAVLLTLLKMSNDNEIIALKAGGIGIYRLTPPILLFCILTFAATCVTTVAGLPWGKLSVRNLMGELKTSSYAALLKERTFNDNFQGMMVYFNKSDPQTKSLMDVFIEDRNNRGIIVTVTAPLGQLIDSPENDTFHLRLMDGFINQVQLKDKASHAIRFKTYDVRLNLKNAYRTATGTQKNKKEMSLSELQRFIGSATEKNNVYYEILIEFHKKFSLPFACIALGMLAFPLGIRTKFVKQSSGIGLGLLFFMLYYSILSAGWVFGEAGIYPPVIGMWLPNILFGGLGLFLLIRVANEKPLLFSNLIDRIKKTRINSLTDPSEAACVDGSTESTDN from the coding sequence ATGAAAATAAATTCCGTGGTGAATCGTTATATTTTCAAGGAGCTTTTCGCGCCATTTTTGCTGAGCGTCGTCTTCCTTTTATTTATATTTTTGATGACCACACTCCTTCGGATCACCGATCTGGTCGTTAACTATCACGTCGGCTTTATCACCGTCGTGAGAATGATTTTTTATTCAATCCCCTCTTTTCTGGAATTCATCATTCCAATGTCGACCATGATTGCGGTGCTGCTGACCTTGCTCAAAATGTCCAACGACAATGAAATCATTGCGTTAAAAGCCGGGGGAATCGGTATCTACCGCCTGACGCCGCCGATTCTTCTGTTTTGCATTCTCACCTTTGCAGCGACATGCGTTACAACCGTAGCGGGCCTGCCCTGGGGCAAACTCTCCGTGCGCAATCTTATGGGAGAACTGAAAACATCCAGCTATGCCGCTTTGCTGAAGGAAAGGACATTTAATGACAATTTTCAAGGCATGATGGTTTATTTCAACAAATCCGATCCGCAAACAAAATCCCTGATGGATGTATTTATCGAAGATCGAAATAACCGCGGCATTATCGTAACGGTTACAGCGCCCCTCGGTCAGTTGATCGATTCACCGGAAAACGATACATTCCATTTAAGACTGATGGATGGATTCATCAATCAGGTTCAATTAAAGGACAAAGCTTCCCATGCCATCCGTTTTAAAACTTACGATGTCCGGCTCAACCTGAAAAATGCATACCGGACCGCAACCGGAACTCAAAAAAATAAAAAGGAAATGAGCCTTTCCGAACTGCAGCGCTTTATTGGCAGCGCAACAGAAAAAAACAACGTTTACTATGAAATTCTGATAGAATTTCATAAAAAATTCTCATTGCCCTTTGCCTGTATCGCGCTGGGAATGCTGGCGTTCCCCTTGGGAATTCGAACCAAATTCGTCAAGCAATCTTCCGGGATCGGCCTTGGGCTTCTATTCTTTATGCTCTATTATTCGATCCTTTCCGCCGGTTGGGTCTTTGGAGAAGCGGGTATCTATCCGCCGGTTATCGGAATGTGGTTGCCCAATATTCTTTTCGGCGGGCTGGGACTTTTCCTGCTGATTCGAGTCGCCAACGAAAAACCATTGCTGTTCTCGAATCTGATCGATCGGATCAAAAAAACCCGGATAAACAGCCTGACCGACCCCTCCGAGGCCGCCTGTGTTGACGGTTCTACGGAATCAACGGACAACTGA
- the serA gene encoding phosphoglycerate dehydrogenase: MKVLVSDNLGEEGVEMFRAAAGIEVDVQTGLTPEALKEIIGDYDALVIRSATKVTEDLLSRAHRLKVVGRAGIGLDNVDIPAATKRGIVVMNTPGGNVVTTAEHAIAMMLSLSRNIPQATATLKAGRWEKKKLQGRELYNKVLGVIGFGKIGSIVADRARGLKMQVVVYDPFVTAEQIEKAGFAAATLEELYRKSDYITVHVPKLKNTTGLLNKEAFGQMKDGVMVINCARGGIVEEKDLYEAIQSGKVAGAALDVFEVEPPENNPLLELDPVIATPHLGASTKEAQTNVAVAVADQIIDYLQNGTIQNAVNVPSVTGELLEKLGPYLYLGDRIGVLEAQLVCGPITEVHIEYNGDFHGLDLSPVTCAVLKGLLTSIVKDDVNFVNAGVLAKERGIKVTEGATATSDDYTNLITVRVVTTEMSCSVSGTIFGKNDARIVMINNFRLELIPEGHLGLIHNQDIPGSIGEIGSALGLFNINIGRMHVGQEKDGARNIIFLQVDTPLSEEVITHLRSLKTVKTVIPLEFP; this comes from the coding sequence ATGAAGGTTTTGGTAAGTGATAATCTCGGGGAAGAAGGCGTTGAGATGTTTCGTGCGGCTGCAGGGATTGAGGTGGATGTTCAAACCGGGCTGACACCTGAGGCGCTAAAGGAGATTATCGGAGATTATGACGCGCTGGTGATTCGTAGCGCGACGAAAGTGACGGAAGATTTGCTGAGCCGTGCGCATCGGCTGAAGGTAGTCGGACGGGCAGGAATCGGCTTGGACAATGTGGACATTCCAGCGGCCACCAAGCGGGGAATTGTGGTCATGAACACCCCGGGCGGCAATGTTGTTACCACGGCGGAGCATGCCATAGCCATGATGTTGTCTTTGTCGCGCAATATTCCCCAGGCTACGGCGACGTTGAAGGCCGGGCGATGGGAAAAGAAGAAGCTTCAAGGTCGTGAATTATATAATAAGGTGCTGGGCGTGATTGGATTCGGGAAAATCGGCTCCATCGTAGCGGACCGGGCAAGGGGGTTGAAAATGCAGGTGGTGGTGTATGATCCCTTTGTTACGGCCGAACAGATTGAAAAGGCTGGTTTTGCCGCCGCTACGCTTGAGGAGCTGTACCGGAAATCCGATTATATTACGGTTCACGTTCCGAAATTAAAAAATACAACGGGTCTGCTGAATAAAGAAGCCTTTGGCCAGATGAAGGACGGGGTCATGGTCATCAATTGCGCCCGGGGCGGAATCGTAGAAGAGAAGGATTTATACGAGGCGATACAGTCAGGCAAGGTGGCCGGTGCGGCGTTGGATGTATTTGAGGTAGAACCGCCTGAAAACAATCCGCTTTTGGAGTTAGACCCTGTGATCGCGACGCCGCACTTGGGTGCATCCACCAAGGAGGCCCAGACCAATGTTGCGGTCGCTGTTGCCGATCAAATCATTGACTATCTGCAAAACGGTACGATACAAAACGCCGTGAACGTGCCTTCCGTCACGGGTGAACTATTGGAAAAGCTTGGCCCCTATTTATACCTCGGAGACAGAATCGGTGTGTTGGAAGCACAGTTGGTATGCGGGCCGATCACGGAAGTTCATATCGAATATAACGGTGATTTTCACGGTCTGGATCTTTCGCCGGTGACTTGTGCGGTTCTTAAGGGACTTCTGACATCCATCGTTAAGGACGATGTCAATTTTGTAAATGCCGGTGTGTTGGCAAAAGAAAGAGGCATTAAGGTAACCGAAGGGGCTACAGCTACCTCGGATGATTATACCAACCTGATTACTGTGCGGGTCGTCACAACCGAGATGAGTTGCTCGGTGTCCGGCACCATTTTCGGCAAAAATGACGCCAGGATCGTTATGATCAATAATTTCAGATTGGAGTTGATTCCGGAAGGGCATTTGGGACTGATTCATAATCAGGACATTCCTGGCTCCATCGGCGAGATCGGCTCAGCACTCGGCTTGTTCAACATCAATATCGGCAGAATGCATGTGGGCCAGGAAAAGGATGGAGCGAGAAATATTATTTTCTTGCAGGTCGATACGCCGCTTAGCGAAGAAGTGATAACGCATCTGCGGTCGCTGAAAACAGTGAAGACAGTGATTCCTTTGGAGTTTCCGTGA
- a CDS encoding DUF1844 domain-containing protein translates to MAEEKDFILKDKEGNAARNSGDGAGAEKPFAGRKGDSPLPAIDFSTFIMSLNASALVNLGVIEDPVTGQKTKNLSIGKQTIDIIGMLEEKTRGNLTPDEGALIKGMLYDLRITFVKQSG, encoded by the coding sequence ATGGCGGAGGAAAAGGATTTTATTCTTAAGGACAAGGAGGGCAATGCCGCCCGGAACAGTGGGGACGGTGCGGGGGCGGAAAAGCCATTCGCGGGCCGGAAGGGGGATTCACCGCTTCCAGCCATTGATTTTTCGACTTTTATCATGTCCCTTAATGCATCTGCGCTGGTGAATTTGGGGGTCATTGAGGATCCTGTCACAGGTCAGAAAACGAAAAACCTGTCCATTGGAAAACAAACCATTGATATCATAGGGATGCTTGAAGAAAAAACCCGTGGCAACCTGACGCCGGATGAAGGCGCGCTGATTAAAGGAATGCTCTATGACTTGAGAATTACATTTGTCAAACAATCGGGTTGA
- the ispE gene encoding 4-(cytidine 5'-diphospho)-2-C-methyl-D-erythritol kinase → MKLLSPAKINLFLHVTGRRTDGYHDLFTLMCGVGLYDILEFDFNVDGVSIHCEHPDVPADSSNLAYRAARLFFDRLGKINGHIDPCVGISLTKQIPVAGGLGGGSSNAATVLIGLNRYFNFPFSQIALREMGLSLGADVPFFILGRPAIATGVGEVLTPIDNLFKFYVLLVNPRIHVATADVYKNLNLGLTNSQKLNKESFFRVRKLNPVRYLWNDLETVTASKFPEIQKIKEALLANGADGALMTGSGPTVFGLFYDLKAAQNAQSVLSKYSSWRLFLAESIGG, encoded by the coding sequence ATGAAATTGCTATCCCCCGCCAAAATCAATTTGTTTTTACACGTTACCGGCAGGCGAACCGATGGGTATCATGACCTTTTCACGCTCATGTGCGGGGTAGGGCTTTACGATATTCTCGAGTTTGATTTTAACGTGGATGGCGTTTCCATCCACTGCGAGCATCCGGATGTTCCGGCCGATTCATCCAATCTCGCGTATCGCGCGGCCCGGTTGTTTTTTGATAGGTTAGGCAAAATCAACGGGCATATTGACCCTTGCGTCGGCATTTCATTAACCAAACAAATACCGGTGGCGGGTGGACTCGGTGGCGGAAGCAGTAACGCCGCCACCGTTCTGATCGGGCTTAACCGGTATTTCAATTTTCCCTTTTCTCAGATTGCACTCCGCGAAATGGGCCTTTCCCTCGGGGCAGATGTGCCTTTCTTCATTCTGGGCAGGCCGGCGATTGCCACGGGGGTGGGAGAGGTGCTGACGCCTATTGATAACTTATTTAAATTTTATGTTTTACTGGTTAACCCCCGTATCCATGTCGCCACTGCCGACGTCTATAAAAACCTGAATTTAGGATTGACAAACAGCCAAAAACTAAATAAAGAAAGCTTTTTTAGGGTTCGGAAGCTGAATCCGGTCCGTTATTTATGGAACGACCTTGAGACGGTGACAGCCTCAAAATTCCCTGAGATTCAAAAAATAAAAGAAGCGCTTCTGGCCAACGGCGCGGATGGTGCGCTTATGACAGGCAGTGGCCCGACCGTGTTCGGGCTTTTTTATGATTTGAAAGCTGCGCAAAATGCGCAATCGGTTTTGTCGAAGTATTCGTCATGGCGCTTGTTTCTTGCCGAATCTATCGGTGGGTAG
- a CDS encoding ribose-phosphate pyrophosphokinase, translating to MDNMIIFSGTSNPKLANAVCEYLRMSIGGAKVTTFSDGEIQIEIDENVRSKDVFIIQSTCHPVNKNLVELLLMIDAFKRSSSRRITAVIPYYGYARQDKKVAPRVPISAKLVADLITTAGANRVITMDLHAGQIQGFFNIPVDNLFAAPVLIDYIKQNFDNDLVIVSPDAGGAERARAFAKRLGAGLGIVDKRRDKPNQAKAMSVIGDVSGKRAIIVDDMVDTAGTLTEAAAAIMRKGAKEVHACCAHSVLSGPAVQRIADSELTSLVVTDTIPLSEKAREIGKIKQLSIAELFGEAIIRSHSGDSVTSLFV from the coding sequence ATGGACAACATGATTATTTTTTCCGGCACGTCAAATCCGAAGCTGGCCAATGCCGTTTGTGAATACCTTCGAATGTCTATTGGGGGTGCCAAAGTTACCACATTCAGTGATGGTGAGATTCAGATTGAAATTGATGAGAACGTTCGATCAAAGGACGTTTTTATTATTCAGTCCACCTGCCATCCGGTGAATAAAAATTTGGTGGAACTGCTCCTGATGATCGACGCCTTCAAGCGCTCATCTTCCCGCCGAATCACCGCCGTCATACCTTATTACGGGTACGCCCGCCAGGATAAAAAAGTTGCCCCGAGGGTGCCGATCAGCGCCAAACTGGTGGCGGATCTGATTACAACCGCCGGTGCCAATCGTGTTATTACCATGGATCTTCATGCCGGACAGATTCAAGGATTTTTCAATATTCCAGTGGATAATCTTTTTGCGGCGCCTGTCCTGATCGACTATATTAAACAAAATTTTGACAATGACCTGGTGATTGTCTCTCCGGATGCCGGCGGTGCGGAACGGGCGCGAGCCTTTGCCAAACGGCTTGGTGCGGGACTCGGCATTGTTGATAAGCGTCGGGACAAGCCCAACCAGGCAAAAGCCATGAGCGTCATCGGCGATGTCAGCGGCAAGAGGGCTATCATTGTGGATGATATGGTGGATACTGCGGGGACACTTACGGAAGCGGCCGCCGCGATTATGCGCAAAGGGGCAAAAGAGGTTCATGCGTGTTGCGCCCATTCGGTTCTTTCCGGACCAGCGGTTCAACGAATTGCCGATTCGGAACTCACCAGCCTGGTGGTTACCGATACCATCCCGTTAAGTGAAAAAGCCCGAGAAATTGGTAAAATAAAACAGCTCTCCATTGCGGAGCTTTTTGGGGAAGCAATCATTCGAAGTCACAGCGGGGACTCGGTGACGTCTCTATTTGTTTAA
- a CDS encoding 50S ribosomal protein L25 has protein sequence MDLIELKAAIRAEKGDGPAIRLRQAGRMPAVLYGPGSAPVMLSIDRRDLELILKKNSVSQVVLNLAVDELSGSKAAMIKELQIDPLSGGYLHADFYEVAMDRKVLVKVPVATKGKCIGVELGGMLQVIRRKLEVLCYPNSIPKSIIIDVTDLGLGGSVHVEDIVLEGGAEIPHDVNFTVLTVLGRKVEKAEGEGEAVEEEVEALGKA, from the coding sequence TTGGACCTTATCGAATTAAAAGCGGCTATAAGAGCGGAAAAGGGAGATGGGCCGGCCATACGACTCAGACAGGCCGGCAGAATGCCGGCTGTTTTATATGGACCCGGCAGTGCACCCGTCATGCTTTCGATTGACAGGCGGGATCTGGAGTTGATTCTGAAAAAAAACAGTGTCTCGCAGGTAGTTTTGAATCTTGCGGTTGACGAGCTCAGTGGCAGCAAAGCCGCCATGATCAAGGAGCTTCAAATTGATCCGTTATCGGGCGGTTATCTTCATGCAGACTTTTACGAAGTGGCGATGGATCGGAAAGTTCTCGTCAAAGTACCGGTCGCCACCAAAGGTAAATGCATCGGTGTTGAATTGGGTGGCATGCTTCAGGTGATCCGTAGAAAACTGGAAGTGCTTTGCTATCCGAACAGCATTCCCAAATCGATCATTATTGATGTTACGGACCTGGGGTTGGGCGGGTCGGTTCATGTGGAAGATATTGTTTTAGAAGGCGGCGCCGAGATTCCCCATGATGTCAATTTCACCGTTCTTACCGTATTGGGCCGAAAGGTTGAAAAGGCGGAGGGCGAGGGGGAAGCGGTTGAAGAAGAAGTGGAAGCTTTGGGAAAAGCTTGA